A genomic window from Salvia hispanica cultivar TCC Black 2014 chromosome 5, UniMelb_Shisp_WGS_1.0, whole genome shotgun sequence includes:
- the LOC125190840 gene encoding piezo-type mechanosensitive ion channel homolog isoform X2, which yields MASILGGFVLPFLLLTAGLLNWSLISFINLTTSLVLRFTAPKRGFRFKGRVLSLWFVFIFAVFVIFLQVVFLALCATRDPEWSMADAWWIKLLGLMKFQSWRCPKVVYFLVVESLVGFVALTEINRNKFGFIEYGGSFCGLQDSFWGYISSVINQIGYHVRLASCFSLPAVQLVSGISYPSWLSLPFFICSCVGLVDWSLTSNFLGLFRWWKLLWSYAGFVISLLYVYQLPVRFPNMFQVICDSIGLYKISLDSDWQQICSGTSLMVFYYMLSCVKHDLEDTEFIMSMEEGSLTEQLLPSRNSFFVRQLRSGVRHTNILLRGPIFRIFSINWFTYGYPISLFALSYWSFHFASICAFGLLAYVGYVMYAFPSVFHLHHLNGLLLVFILLWAVSTYIFNVAFAYVNWKLGKFCLGVLVALGNLVSNSVFLCLSNEEGRFSAESETEEVKEGAKVLVVATIAWVTRKASRPIMLLLIFLIATKPGFIHAVYMMFFVGYLLSHKIDKRMRQSLILLCEAHFAILYILQLNLVSTKLYQESSISLEVLSQLGLVETNSPWNRLEIALLACFCAIHNHGFDMLFSFSAIVQHTPCLPVGFSILKAGLNKSVLLTVYTNSDIRDCYGSHDHERKVALYLSAIGRKFLSVYRSFGTYIAFLTILIAVHLVRPNYISFGYIFLLLIWITGRQLVEKTKRRLWFPLKIYAIGVFIFIYLLGIFPTFESWMSTKIDLSVCFGYTIEASLLDNLQESLAIMIVMQLYSYERRKSKHMKSEDIAPLQPGILGLVKRFLIWHSQKILFVTLFYASISPISASGFLYLLGLVLCSAMPKESRIPSKSFLAYTGFLVTVEYIFQIWGKRVNMFPGQKHHDLSIFFGLMVYKPNFQGLQEGLRAKVLVIAACTLQYNVFHWLESMPSLHLYVGQSEEPCPLFVSARDDFTAISSLNGESQPIPENELPEQRTGEGFWSSPRRFADNYSPNFATLRSTLSGSYRKYSLDNIWDTLTENHIWKKKRIVALRQERFEMQKTTLKVYLKFWIENMFNLFGLEINMITLLLASFALLNSISMLYIACIAICILLPRPTISKLWPIFVLLSATILLAEYLAMWKNMMPLSQRVLTETNARCHECWKNSRVYFQYCEKCWLGLIVDDPRMLICYFVVFMLACFKLRSDHSFNFSWSFTYEQMVAQRKNAFVWRDLSFETKSMWTFFDYLRVYCYCHLLDLVLALMLITGTLEYDILHLGYLGFALIFFRMRLTILKKKNNIFNFLRVYNFTVIFLSLAYQSPFIGGFRSGKCQTVDYIYEVIGFYKYDYGFRITSRSVLVEIIIFILVSCQSYMFSSSEFDYVFRYLEAEQIGAIVREQEKKAAWKNEQLQHIRKAEENKRQRNLQVEKMKSEMLNLQIQLHGTKSIIARGSVSPGSEGVRRRKTASLNVQDFVNLEKQNSNVVPDPGFPLNVHESTRTVRVENPLSLDVSKSLLDASLSEDTDQDEFTDENILYSLDNSRRGKNQSVENPLASAVQLLGDSVCQVQSIGNQAVSNLITFLNISSEDLCETSDMEERQTQDAKHRNSSCSSSLQSEKSRTSESASLQIGLIISHIWSRMQSNNDVVCYCCFILVFLWNFSLLSMVYLAGLFLYALCVNTGPNYVFWIIMLIYTEFYILIQYLYQIMIQHCGFTIQSEHLHEWGFPTKKIKSSFVISLLPLFLVYLFTLIQCSITAKDGEWFSVGHKNSRWGLRNQNDIDFSSDWSDKLEKVFESIKRAVEMVIGGCSKYWKSLTQEAESPPYFVQLSMDVKSWPKDGIQPERIESGINRLLQLVHEEYCKSEKPGNCICASKVQIQSIEKSTEDANVTLAVFEVVYASPLTECKPAEQFNSLTPAADVAKQILKAKRMGLAEKVGFPYPMISVIGGGKREVDLYAYIFGADLIVFFLVAMFYQSVIKNKSEILEYYQLEDQFPKEFVFILMVIFFLIVVDRIIYLCSFATGKVIFYLFNFILSTRSVSDYAWNIDTTQHNAAGFALRAIYLMKAISLALQAMQIRDGVPYKSTLYRQFLTSEVSHVNFLGYRLYRALPFLYELRCVLDWSCTTTSLTMYDWLKLEDINASLYLVKCDNVLNRAIHKQGDKQPQMTKFCNGICLFFILICVIWAPMLMYSSGNPTNIANPINDASFQFDIKTAAGRLTLYQTTLCERLGWDELNKNANFDPQHYLDSYNQNDIQFICCKGDASTLWLVPEVVQKQFVRSLNSSDMDMKFSWVLSRDRPKGKERVKYERSIDSSDLPKPSDVEGVFNGSLNSFRISNIYPRFFRVTGSGEVRPFEQEVSDVTADLVLHHGSSQWWSFHDVNSLDAYGCGSLSGPMAVVVSEETPQGILGETLSKFSIWGLYITFVLAVGRFIRLQCSDLRMRIPFENLPSCDRLIAICEDIYAARAEGELGVEEVLYWTLVKIYRSPHMLLEYTKPD from the exons ATGGCAAGCATTTTGGGTGGGTTTGTGTTGCCATTTCTTCTTTTGACAG CCGGGTTACTGAATTGGAGCTTGATTTCGTTCATTAATTTGACGACTTCTCTTGTTTTGCGATTTACCGCCCCAAAAAGAG GGTTTCGATTCAAAGGAAGGGTTCTATCCTTATGGTTTGTTTTCATATTCGCggtatttgttatatttttgcaAGTGGTTTTTCTTGCTCTATGTGCTACTCGGGATCCGGAATGGAGCATGGCAGATGCCTGGTGGATAAAGCTACTAGGTTTAATGAA GTTTCAATCATGGAGATGTCCAAAGGTCGTTTATTTCCTGGTTGTAGAATCATTAGTTGGATTCGTTGCTCTAACTGAGATCAATAGAAACAAATTCGGCTTTATAGAATATGGAGGTTCTTTCTGTGGCTTACAGGATTCTTTCTGGGGTTATATATCTTCAGTTATTAATCAAATAG GTTATCATGTTAGGTTAGCTTCTTGCTTCTCGCTGCCTGCTGTTCAATTGGTCTCCGGGATCAGCTATCCTTCTTGGCTATCTTTACCGTTTTTCATTTGCAGCTGTGTTGGTCTTGTTGATTGGTCTTTAACAAGCAACTTTTTAGGTCTGTTCAG GTGGTGGAAACTGCTCTGGTCATATGCTGGTTTCGTCATTAGCCTGCTTTATGTATATCAGCTCCCTGTCCGGTTTCCAAATATGTTTCAAGTGATTTGTGATTCTATTGGTCTGTACAAAATTTCTCTGGATTCTGACTGGCAGCAAATATGTTCTGGTACTTCCCTGATGGTCTTCTATTATATG CTCTCTTGTGTGAAGCATGATTTGGAAGACACGGAATTCATAATGTCCATGGAAGAAGGGAGCTTGACAGAACAACTTCTTCCCTCGagaaattctttttttgttcGCCAGTTGAG GTCTGGTGTAAGGCATACCAATATACTATTACGGGGACCCATTTTCAGGATTTTTAGCATCAACTGGTTTACTTATGGCTACCCT ATATCCTTGTTCGCTCTTTCATATTGGAGCTTCCACTTTGCAAGTATCTGTGCATTTGGATTACTTGCATATGTTGGGTACGTTATGTATGCTTTTCCTTCCGTGTTCCATCTTCACCATTTGAATGGGCTGCTTCTCGTCTTCATTCTCTTGTGGGCTGTGAGCACATATATTTTCAATGTGGCATTTGCATATGTGAACTGGAAACTTGGCAAG TTTTGTCTTGGGGTTCTTGTAGCTCTTGGTAATCTTGTAAGTAATTCAGTATTTCTGTGCCTATCAAATGAGGAAGGGCGATTCTCTGCTGAGAGTGAGACCGAGGAAG tGAAAGAAGGTGCAAAAGTCTTAGTGGTGGCTACAATTGCTTGGGTGACGCGCAAAGCTTCTAGGCCAATAATGCTACTGCTTATTTTCCTAATCGCCACCAAACCTGGTTTCATCCATGCGGTTTATA tGATGTTCTTTGTTGGCTATCTTTTGAGCCATAAGATTGATAAAAGGATGCGTCAATCGCTTATTCTTTTGTGTGAGGCTCATTTTGCGATTTTATACATTCTTCAGCTAAATCTGGTTTCCACAAAACTGTACCAGGAAAGCTCCATAAGTTTGGAAGTGCTATCACAGCTAG GTCTTGTTGAAACCAACAGCCCCTGGAACCGTCTGGAGATAGCTCTGCTTGCATGCTTTTGTGCCATTCATAACCATGGATTTGATATGTTGTTCTCGTTTTCTGCTATTGTTCAGCACACGCCTTGTCTTCCTGTCGGATTCAGCATCCTGAAAGCCGGTTTAAACAAATCAGTTCTTTTAACAGTGTATACCAACTCGGATATCAGAGATTGTTACGGGAGTCATGACCACG AGAGAAAGGTGGCATTGTATCTCAGTGCTATCGGAAGGAAGTTCTTGTCTGTATACAGATCATTTGGAACATACATTGCGTTTCTCACCATCCTTATAGCCGTGCACCTAGTGAGGCCAAATTACATATCATTTGGTTATATCTTCCTTCTCCTTATCTGGATCACAGGCAGACAGCTGGTGGAGAAGACAAAACGACGCCTCTGGTTTCCCCTCAAAATATACGCTATTGGAGTTTTTATCTTCATCTACTTGCTAGGCATCTTCCCCACTTTTGAATCATGGATGTCGACAAAGATTGATCTCTCTGTTTGTTTCGGTTACACTATTGAAGCTTCTCTTTTAGACAATCTTCAAGAGTCTCTAGCAATTATGATCGTCATGCAGCTTTACAGCtatgaaagaagaaaaagcaaACACATGAAATCGGAAGATATAGCTCCTTTGCAGCCCGGAATATTGGGGTTGGTCAAACGGTTTCTGATATGGCACAGTCAGAAGATATTGTTTGTTACTCTCTTCTATGCATCAATATCTCCAATAAGCGCATCCGGCTTTCTTTACCTTCTCGGTCTAGTTCTCTGCTCAGCAATGCCTAAAGAGTCGAGAATCCCATCTAAATCATTCCTAGCTTACACAGGGTTCTTGGTGACtgttgaatatatatttcagATATGGGGTAAAAGAGTTAATATGTTTCCTGGGCAGAAACACCATGATTTGTCCATTTTCTTCGGCTTAATGGTTTATAAACCGAATTTCCAGGGCCTACAAGAAGGTTTGAGGGCAAAAGTGCTCGTGATTGCTGCATGCACGcttcaatataatgttttCCATTGGCTTGAAAGCATGCCTAGTTTGCATTTGTATGTAGGTCAATCAGAGGAGCCTTGCCCTTTGTTTGTTTCAGCAAGAGACGATTTCACTGCCATTTCATCTTTGAATGGGGAGAGCCAGCCCATACCTGAAAATGAGCTGCCCGAACAAAGGACTGGAGAGGGCTTTTGGTCGTCTCCTAGGCGTTTTGCCGATAATTATTCTCCGAATTTTGCTACCCTCAGAAGCACTCTAAGTGGAAGCTACAGAAAATACTCACTTGATAATATCTGGGATACCCTTACAGAGAACCatatttggaaaaagaaaaggattgTTGCCTTGAGGCAAGAGAGATTTGAAATGCAGAAGACAACACTGAAAGTTTATTTGAAGTTTTGGATTGAGAATATGTTCAACCTGTTTGGTCTTGAGATCAATATGATTACACTGCTACTCGCCAGTTTTGCTCTGTTAAACTCCATATCTATGCTATACATTGCCTGTATAGCGATCTGCATTTTGTTGCCACGTCCCACCATTAGCAAGCTGTGGCCTATATTCGTCCTTCTCTCTGCCACTATTCTTTTAGCAGAATACTTGGCCATGTGGAAGAATATGATGCCCCTTAGCCAACGTGTCTTGACCGAGACCAATGCACGTTGCCACGAATGTTGGAAGAACTCACGTGTATACTTCCAGTACTGTGAAAAATGCTGGCTGG GGTTAATTGTTGATGATCCTCGGATGCTGATATGTTATTTTGTGGTCTTCATGCTCGCATGTTTCAAACTCCGTTCGGATCATTCATTTAACTTCTCCTGGTCATTCACATACGAGCAGATGGTTGCACAGCGTAAGAATGCTTTTGTTTGGCGAGACCTCTCATTTGAGACCAAGAGCATGTGGACGTTCTTCGATTATCTGAGGGTTTACTGCTACTGTCATCTCTTAGATCTAGTGCTCGCGTTGATGTTGATAACGGGAACCTTGGAGTACGACATTCTGCACCTCGGATATCTCGGATTCGCTCTCATTTTCTTCCGCATGAGGCTCACTatactgaaaaagaaaaacaatatcTTCAATTTCCTGCGTGTCTACAATTTCACAGTGATTTTCCTCTCTCTGGCTTATCAGTCTCCATTTATCGGTGGTTTCAGATCGGGGAAGTGTCAAACtgttgattatatatatgagGTGATAGGATTTTACAAGTATGATTATGGTTTTCGGATTACCTCTAGGTCTGTTTTGGTTGAGATCATCATTTTCATCCTGGTCTCATGCCAATCATACATGTTTTCTTCCTCGGAGTTTGATTATGTGTTCCGATATCTTGAGGCGGAGCAAATTGGCGCGATTGTGAGGGAGCAAGAGAAGAAGGCTGCTTGGAAGAACGAGCAGCTGCAGCATATACGCAAAGCTGAGGAGAACAAACGCCAGCGGAACTTGCAAGTGGAGAAGATGAAATCCGAGATGCTGAACCTGCAGATTCAGCTCCATGGTACAAAATCCATCATTGCTCGTGGCAGTGTCTCACCTGGTAGTGAAGGAGTGAGAAGGAGGAAAACTGCTTCCCTCAATGTGCAGGACTTTGTTAATCTTGAGAAACAGAACAGCAATGTTGTTCCTGATCCAGGCTTCCCACTAAACGTGCATGAATCTACCAGGACCGTTCGAGTGGAAAACCCATTATCTTTAGACGTTTCAAAGAGCTTACTCGATGCTTCTCTTAGTGAGGATACTGATCAGGATGAGTTCACAGATGAAAATATTCTTTATAGTTTAGACAACTCGAGAAGAGGTAAAAACCAATCGGTGGAGAACCCTCTGGCTTCTGCTGTGCAGTTATTAGGTGACAGTGTTTGCCAAGTGCAGTCAATTGGAAACCAAGCAGTCAGCAATCTCATAACTTTTTTGAACATTTCATCGGAAGATCTATGTGAAACCTCGGACATGGAAGAGAGGCAGACACAAGATGCAAAACACAGAAACTCAAGCTGCTCTTCATCATTGCAGTCTGAGAAGAGTAGAACTTCAGAGTCTGCAAGTCTGCAGATTGGACTGATCATCTCTCACATTTGGTCGCGCATGCAATCTAATAACGACGTCGTTTGTTACTGTTGTTTCATTCTGGTTTTCCTTTGGAATTTCAGTCTGCTTTCCATGGTATACTTGGCTGGATTGTTCCTATATGCGCTCTGCGTGAACACAGGGCCAAACTACGTGTTCTGGATTATCATGCTAATCTATACTGAGTTCTACATTCTGATTCAGTACCTGTATCAGATAATGATCCAGCATTGTGGTTTCACCATCCAGTCAGAACACCTGCATGAATGGGGCTTTCcaacaaaaaagataaaatcatCGTTCGTTATCAGTTTACTGCCTCTGTTTTTGGTGTATCTGTTTACTCTGATACAGTGCTCTATAACAGCAAAAGATGGTGAGTGGTTTTCGGTAGGACATAAGAATTCCCGATGGGGATTACGCAACCAAAATGACATTGATTTCAGTTCCGACTGGAGTGATAAATTGGAGAAGGTTTTTGAATCAATAAAACGAGCGGTTGAAATGGTCATTGGTGGATGTTCCAAATACTGGAAATCTTTGACACAAGAAGCAGAATCTCCTCCATACTTCGTTCAGCTCTCTATGGATGTCAAATCATGGCCGAAGGATGGAATTCAACCAGAAAGGATTGAATCCGGAATAAATAGGCTGCTGCAGCTCGTACATGAGGAATACTGTAAAAGTGAGAAGCCTGGTAACTGCATCTGTGCCAGCAAGGTTCAGATCCAAAGCATTGAGAAAAGTACTGAGGATGCGAACGTGACATTAGCTGTTTTTGAGGTGGTCTATGCCTCTCCACTTACCGAATGTAAACCAGCAGAGCAGTTCAATTCTCTCACTCCAGCAGCCGATGTAGCAAAGCAGATCCTCAAAGCTAAACGCATGGGACTTGCTGAAAAAGTTGGATTCCCGTATCCTATGATTTCAGTAATTGGAGGTGGAAAGAGAGAAGTTGATCTTTATGCATATATCTTCGGGGCTGATTTGATCGTCTTCTTCCTGGTTGCTATGTTCTATCAGTCcgttataaaaaataaaagtgaaattctAGAGTATTATCAACTCGAGGATCAGTTCCCAAAAGAATTTGTATTTATTCTAATG gtaatttttttcttgattgttGTTGATCGCATCATATACCTATGTTCGTTTGCAACGGGGAAAGTCATCTTCTACCTGTTCAACTTCATTCTTTCTACGCGTTCAGTCTCTGATTATGCTTGGAATATAGATACGACCCAGCATAATGCTGCTGGTTTCGCTCTTCGGGCAATCTACCTTATGAAAGCAATATCTCTGGCATTACAAGCAATGCAAATTCGAGATGGTGTTCCTTACAAAAGCACGTTGTATCGCCAGTTCCTCACGAGTGAAGTTTCTCATGTCAATTTTCTAGGATACAGGCTGTATCGCGCCTTGCCTTTTCTGTATGAACTGAGATGTGTCCTAGATTGGTCGTGCACGACTACGTCATTGACAATGTATGACTGGTTGAAG TTGGAGGACATCAATGCAAGTTTATACCTTGTCAAGTGCGACAATGTTCTAAACAGAGCTATTCATAAACAAGGAGATAAACAACCACAGATGACTAAGTTTTGCAATGGCATCTGTTTGTTCTTCATATTGATATGTGTCATTTGGGCTCCAATGCTG ATGTACAGCAGTGGCAATCCAACAAATATAGCAAATCCAATCAATGACGCCAGTTTCCAGTTCGACATCAAGACAGCTGCTGGAAGACTGACCTTGTATCAGACAACTCTTTGTGAGAGACTAGGATGGGATGAACTCAACAAAAATGCGAATTTCGATCCCCAGCATTACTTGGACTCTTACAATCAAAATGACATTCAATTCATTTGTTGCAAAGGTGATGCGAGCACACTGTGGCTCGTCCCTGAAGTTGTCCAGAAGCAGTTTGTCCGGTCTCTCAATAGTAGCGACATGGACATGAAGTTTTCTTGGGTTCTTTCAAGGGACCGGCCAAAGGGAAAGGAAAGAGTGAAATACGAAAGAAGTATCGACTCATCTGACCTTCCAAAGCCATCAGATGTCGAGGGGGTCTTCAATGGCTCCTTGAACAGCTTTAGGATTTCCAACATTTATCCGAGATTTTTCAGGGTCACGGGCTCTGGAGAAGTCAGGCCTTTCGAGCAGGAG GTGAGCGATGTTACAGCAGACCTCGTCTTGCATCATGGCAGTTCCCAGTGGTGGTCCTTCCACGATGTCAACTCTTTGGATGCGTATGGTTGTGGTAGCTTGTCAGGGCCAATGGCTGTCGTTGTTTCGGAGGAAACCCCAC AGGGAATTCTCGGTGAGACCTTGAGCAAATTCAGCATTTGGGGTCTCTACATCACATTTGTGCTAGCAGTTGGCCGCTTCATCCGGTTACAATGCTCCGACCTACGAATGAGAATACCCTTCGAGAACCTTCCTTCCTGCGACAG GCTAATAGCGATATGTGAGGATATTTACGCTGCAAGAGCAGAGGGGGAGCTTGGAGTCGAGGAGGTTCTGTATTGGACGCTCGTGAAGATTTACAGGTCACCTCATATGTTGCTTGAGTACACGAAGCCCGACTAG